The Pricia mediterranea genome includes a window with the following:
- a CDS encoding rod shape-determining protein MreD, whose translation MISNSYFLNVVRFILLVLVQVLVFNRLNLFGFINPMVYILFLYWYPIKENRAAFIFQAFLLGFAIDFFSDSMAIHAASAITIAYMRPAIMRFVFGVNFEFQSFKLSNTTRIQQITFLTLLIIVHHLVFFSLEIFSLANFLLILQKVLATGAATLVLCLLFGSLFSVRKE comes from the coding sequence ATGATCAGTAATTCGTACTTTTTAAATGTGGTGCGGTTCATACTGCTTGTACTGGTGCAGGTGCTTGTATTCAACAGGCTGAACCTTTTCGGCTTCATCAATCCCATGGTGTACATTCTCTTTCTGTATTGGTACCCCATCAAGGAGAATAGGGCTGCCTTTATTTTTCAAGCGTTCTTGTTGGGCTTTGCCATTGACTTTTTCTCCGATAGTATGGCCATACATGCGGCATCGGCCATTACCATAGCCTATATGAGACCCGCCATCATGCGTTTTGTCTTCGGGGTAAACTTTGAATTTCAAAGTTTTAAGTTAAGTAACACCACCCGCATACAACAAATTACATTTTTGACGTTATTGATTATAGTACACCATTTGGTCTTCTTTTCGCTGGAAATTTTTAGTTTGGCCAATTTCCTCTTAATTTTGCAAAAAGTGCTGGCCACCGGTGCCGCTACCCTCGTACTTTGTTTGCTCTTCGGCTCGCTCTTTAGTGTACGAAAAGAGTAG
- the mreC gene encoding rod shape-determining protein MreC, whose amino-acid sequence MQQIINFIIRYKNLLLYIFLMIVCLAFTVQSHSYHQSAFFNSSNWLTGTIFETSNTITTYFGLKTENQKLMEENKRLRHLLFNKDETDSIALDSTLRTYTITTGRVIKNSFADPRNYITIDKGEKDSVYSDMGVITSKGILGIVENTSNNFATVQSILNEKSNINAKIKNTDNFGSLVWNMERYDVVQLVDIPRLVKLTVGDTIVTGGMSSIFPEGVPVGTIRKFDLNSSNSFYSIDVALFNDMTNIKNVYIVNNEFRDEIQELENKTSEP is encoded by the coding sequence GATGATCGTATGTCTGGCGTTTACCGTTCAATCGCATTCCTACCACCAATCGGCGTTTTTCAATTCCTCGAACTGGCTAACGGGTACCATTTTTGAAACTTCGAACACTATTACGACCTATTTCGGACTCAAGACCGAGAACCAAAAACTGATGGAAGAGAACAAACGGCTACGCCACCTGCTCTTCAACAAAGATGAAACCGATTCCATAGCATTGGATTCCACCCTCCGTACCTATACCATCACGACAGGCCGGGTCATCAAAAACAGTTTCGCCGACCCGCGTAACTACATCACCATCGATAAAGGCGAAAAAGATAGCGTCTATAGCGATATGGGGGTCATTACCAGTAAAGGTATATTGGGTATCGTGGAGAACACCTCGAACAATTTCGCCACTGTGCAAAGTATTCTCAACGAAAAATCGAATATTAATGCCAAGATCAAAAATACCGACAATTTCGGGTCACTGGTATGGAATATGGAACGCTATGACGTCGTGCAGCTCGTCGATATACCGCGCTTGGTAAAGCTTACCGTTGGCGATACCATCGTTACCGGGGGAATGAGCAGTATTTTTCCCGAAGGTGTTCCCGTGGGCACCATTCGCAAATTCGACCTCAACAGCTCGAACAGCTTTTACAGCATCGACGTGGCCCTTTTCAACGACATGACCAACATCAAGAACGTGTATATCGTGAACAACGAATTCCGGGATGAGATACAGGAATTGGAAAACAAGACCTCCGAGCCATGA
- the mrdA gene encoding penicillin-binding protein 2 codes for MKKILLSSIIVIIGITFIGRLSYLQIFSFSPDQVLEDPAIKRVYDYPERGYIYDRNDKLLVGNDPAYDVMVIPREVRQLDTLEFCGLLGIDKDKFNKELRKARIYSPRLPSVFVPQLSKQDYARLQEKMRHYEGFYIQKRSLRYYDTNAAANVLGYISEVNQRDLAKNPYYVQGELTGRTGVEKQYEDILRGRKGVQYIQKDRYNRDIGKYKDGILDTVPEQGLEINITIDKTLQEYGERLMVGKHGGIVALEPGSGEILSMISGPTYDPALLVGRERSKNYSKLHYDSISRPTWDRSILAEPSPGSPFKVMNALVGLQEGVISPSTTVKCHNGFYVGRKKRGCHCGGGIRNLNNGIYKSCNAYFANAFRKIYEKYETTDEGMDVWEKHMKSFGLGEYLGYDLPTGRKGRIPSKEYYDKWYGDNRWASSYIISNSIGQGEVAVTPIQLANMTAAIANRGFYYTPHILKKVDDKDISIPDFVEPKYTTIDKRHFEPVIQGMADVYNEGTAKWLQIPGIEIAGKTGTVENFTKIDSVRVQLTDHSIFVAFAPVEKPEIAIAVYIENGYYGSRYAGHIASLMIEKYLKGEITRTDLEKRMLERTLEHEYAKPYSGEEFKINEYDWSQHAKKFKEDESSR; via the coding sequence TTGAAAAAGATACTTCTATCGTCCATCATCGTTATTATCGGTATCACATTTATCGGCAGGCTCTCGTATTTGCAAATATTCAGTTTTTCGCCGGACCAAGTGCTCGAGGATCCGGCCATTAAGCGTGTTTACGATTATCCCGAACGCGGCTATATCTATGATCGCAACGATAAGCTTCTAGTAGGCAATGACCCCGCCTACGATGTGATGGTTATCCCAAGGGAAGTACGACAGCTCGATACCTTGGAATTCTGTGGACTGTTGGGGATAGATAAGGACAAATTCAACAAAGAACTTCGTAAGGCCCGAATTTATTCCCCTAGGCTTCCTTCCGTGTTTGTACCACAACTTTCAAAACAGGATTACGCCAGGCTGCAGGAAAAAATGAGGCATTACGAGGGTTTTTACATCCAGAAACGCTCCCTTCGTTATTATGATACCAATGCCGCCGCCAACGTGCTCGGTTACATCAGCGAGGTGAACCAGCGCGACCTGGCCAAAAACCCATATTACGTGCAGGGCGAGCTGACCGGGCGGACCGGAGTGGAAAAGCAATACGAAGATATTTTACGGGGAAGGAAGGGGGTACAGTACATTCAGAAGGACCGCTACAACCGCGATATCGGCAAGTACAAAGATGGTATTTTGGATACCGTGCCCGAACAGGGACTGGAAATAAACATTACCATAGACAAGACCCTACAGGAATACGGCGAACGGCTGATGGTAGGCAAGCATGGGGGCATTGTAGCCTTGGAGCCTGGAAGTGGCGAAATACTTTCAATGATATCCGGACCCACCTATGACCCGGCGCTATTGGTCGGTAGGGAGCGATCAAAAAATTACAGCAAGCTGCATTACGATAGTATTTCCCGGCCGACATGGGACCGCTCTATATTGGCGGAACCTTCCCCGGGATCCCCTTTTAAGGTCATGAATGCCCTGGTAGGACTGCAAGAAGGGGTAATTTCGCCCAGCACCACAGTGAAATGCCACAACGGTTTCTACGTCGGAAGGAAAAAAAGGGGATGCCATTGTGGAGGCGGGATCCGCAACCTGAACAACGGCATTTATAAATCGTGCAATGCCTATTTTGCCAACGCCTTCCGAAAAATCTATGAAAAATACGAGACTACGGACGAGGGAATGGATGTGTGGGAAAAACACATGAAGAGTTTCGGACTTGGGGAATATCTGGGATACGACCTTCCCACGGGAAGAAAGGGACGGATACCCAGCAAGGAATACTACGATAAATGGTACGGCGACAACCGCTGGGCGTCATCGTACATCATCTCCAATTCCATCGGCCAGGGCGAGGTAGCCGTGACCCCGATACAATTGGCCAACATGACGGCCGCCATTGCCAATCGCGGGTTTTATTACACGCCACATATCCTTAAAAAAGTTGACGACAAGGATATCAGCATTCCCGATTTCGTAGAACCTAAGTACACCACCATAGATAAGAGACACTTTGAGCCCGTGATTCAGGGCATGGCCGATGTGTACAATGAAGGAACGGCCAAATGGTTACAGATTCCCGGTATCGAAATTGCCGGGAAAACAGGTACCGTAGAGAATTTCACCAAAATTGACAGTGTGCGCGTTCAATTGACCGATCACTCCATTTTTGTAGCCTTCGCCCCCGTTGAGAAACCAGAAATCGCTATCGCGGTGTACATCGAAAACGGATACTACGGCTCCCGATACGCCGGCCATATCGCATCTTTGATGATCGAAAAGTACCTCAAGGGGGAAATCACCCGCACCGATCTCGAAAAACGGATGCTCGAGCGGACCTTGGAACATGAATACGCAAAACCCTATAGCGGCGAGGAGTTTAAGATCAACGAGTACGACTGGAGCCAGCATGCTAAAAAATTTAAAGAGGACGAATCCTCAAGATAA